In a single window of the Tribolium castaneum strain GA2 chromosome 8, icTriCast1.1, whole genome shotgun sequence genome:
- the LOC657193 gene encoding bicaudal D-related protein homolog isoform X4 — protein sequence MLLAVEQDRHLLKRKLANKESEFEGRILELQNDITELSNKLATKESVLKQWDRDKSNLVAELNAQNARLTSQLKEAAAVESQLQQQIECLKQECAVGKTNLHEHMSSVDTLRDELDLVTEKNKELERRLHMAAAERDSLANALEEASDRILLLERHAREQDLRYQHSLKDYSLPQEKLSVEDRLNAGEQRSLLAEMDISEPTLSQECMSVYRQLRSLVQQLKSHNDDDSGLHSDCSTTSFEENAQFSAGLLSEVAQELVGLVLDTDVVRLLERLEQARREIQERDAELARRSEKIMELSTKVSVCEVELQAAMEERDRARNDASNSSLAQEDVVIKAREDRDLAVQRKTKAEVELAKTRVELMQANSQLLEAIQQKVELSQQLEQWQMDMQELLDEQLRTKLTSQEVSMKQIVHTPVAPPRRKLLSFFLR from the exons GCTGTCGAGCAAGACCGTCATCTCCTAAAACGTAAACTAGCCAATAAAGAATCGGAATTCGAAGGGCGCATTCTCGAATTACAAAACGACATAACCGAACTATCGAATAAATTAGCAACGAAAGAATCTGTACTTAAACAATGGGACAGAGACAAAAGCAATCTCGTGGCGGAACTGAACGCTCAAAACGCCCGTCTTACATCCCAACTGAAAGAAGCAGCAGCTGTTGAAAGCCAATTGCAACAACAAATCGAATGTTTAAAACAAGAGTGTGCCGTTGGCAAAACGAATCTCCACGAACATATGAGCAGTGTTGACACTCTAAGAGATGAGTTAGATTTGGTtacggaaaaaaataaagaactgGAGAGGAGACTGCACATGGCTGCGGCGGAACGAGATAGTTTAGCCAATGCCTTAGAAGAAGCTTCTGATAGAATTTTGCTGTTGGAGAGACATGCCAGGGAGCAAGACTTAAGGTACCAGCACTCGCTGAAAGACTATTCCTTGCCACAGGAGAAATTATCCGTTGAAGATAGACTGAATG CCGGTGAACAACGATCTCTCTTAGCAGAAATGGATATAAGCGAACCGACTTTATCGCAAGAATGTATGTCCGTCTACCGCCAGTTGAGATCTTTGGTCCAACAACTCAAATCGCACAACGACGATGACAGCGGATTACACTCCGACTGTTCCACCACAtcgtttgaagaaaacgccCAATTTTCAGCGGGACTTTTGAGCGAAGTTGCCCAAGAACTAGTCGGCTTAGTTTTAGATACTGATGTTGTGCGGTTGCTTGAGAGGCTTGAACAAGCGAGAAGGGAAATACAAGAAAGGGATGCGGAGCTGGCAAGGAGGAGCGAGAAAATTATGGAGCTGAGCACTAAA gtttCAGTCTGTGAAGTGGAATTGCAAGCAGCGATGGAGGAACGAGATAGGGCGAGAAACGACGCTTCAAATTCTTCGCTGGCTCAAGAAGATGTCGTGATTAAAGCGAGAGAAGACCGGGATTTGGCCGTCCAACGAAAAACAAAGGCTGAAGTCGAGTTGGCTAAGACCAGAGTCGAGTTGATGCAAGCCAACAGCCAGTTACTGGAAGCCATCCAGCAAAAAGTGGAATTAAGTCAACAACTCGAGCAGTGGCAg atGGACATGCAGGAGCTACTGGACGAACAGTTGCGCACCAAACTCACTTCGCAGGAAGTCAGCATGAAGCAAATCGTGCACACGCCAGTGGCGCCCCCTCGAAGAAAACTCCTGAGTTTCTTCCTTCGATAG